The following are from one region of the Paramagnetospirillum magnetotacticum MS-1 genome:
- a CDS encoding ANTAR domain-containing response regulator: MGLRVIVVDDERDRAEMVRDALKAQGFTVVAVFGSGAGLPARVAELAADIIIVDIDSPDRDTLEDMRRVGIDQGRPVVMFAQDGKPETIRAAVDAGVSAYVVDGLKPDRVRPVIDVAIARFAQFQSLRGELDKARTTLAERKQVEKAKGILMKRRKIDEDEAYRLMRRMAMDQKQRLIDVANKIIEAAELLG; encoded by the coding sequence GTGGGATTGCGGGTCATCGTGGTGGACGATGAAAGAGACCGGGCCGAAATGGTCCGCGACGCGCTGAAAGCCCAAGGCTTCACCGTGGTGGCGGTGTTCGGCAGCGGGGCCGGGCTGCCCGCCCGCGTGGCCGAACTGGCCGCCGACATCATCATCGTCGATATCGATTCGCCCGACCGCGACACCTTGGAAGACATGCGCCGCGTCGGCATAGATCAGGGCCGCCCGGTGGTGATGTTTGCCCAGGACGGCAAGCCCGAGACCATCCGGGCCGCCGTGGATGCCGGAGTGTCCGCCTATGTGGTGGACGGGCTGAAGCCCGACCGGGTCCGTCCGGTGATCGACGTGGCCATCGCCCGCTTTGCCCAGTTCCAGTCCCTGCGCGGCGAGCTGGACAAGGCGCGCACCACGCTCGCCGAGCGCAAGCAGGTGGAAAAGGCCAAGGGCATCTTGATGAAACGCCGAAAGATCGACGAGGACGAGGCCTATCGCCTGATGCGGCGCATGGCCATGGACCAGAAGCAGCGCCTGATCGATGTGGCCAACAAGATCATCGAAGCCGCCGAACTGCTGGGCTAA
- a CDS encoding TonB-dependent receptor — MTCHAIHRGGYRHGRIRLFATTFLTSIVFAGAIPAWAEDIPEVVITAPRFSVPAESKLDAAGDTARLLSRTPGFNLIPNGGVSSLPDIHGLGDDRLKVLVDGMEITSACSNHMNPPLSYMDSSKVEKIDVWSGITPVSAGGDNIGGVISVKSAPPVFAGPGEGYKLGGSASAFFKSVNTGIGGSLNLHGADDSYSIGYDGSWSRGLNYQAGGDGKTIHSTRYESRNHELTLGARGNAGLLVLKAGQQDIPFQGFANQRMDMTGNKGYHGNGRYEGEFGWGKLEAKAYWQQVKHSMDQAANEKGGQMPMRTDATDFGYAVKGDIRVSDSKTIRIGQEFHRFMLDDWWPPVAGSGGMMDPLSFKSINNGTRDVISAFAEWEEKWSPQWTTLLGLRSDTVVMNTGSVQGYGTSAMMNGSEIADSKLFNTRNHGKIDANFDITALVRYEPDASTTGELGYARKSRSPNLYERYSWSTTGMDSQMINWAGDANGYVGNLDLKPEVAHTLSTSFGLHDAGRKDWAAKATPYFTYIADYIGVDFVTNRTSNSSIFPLLKFANHDAMMYGMDFSGSTFVARDTGYGDFKLAGTIGWLHGEMVNTGKAMYHVMPINGKAAIEHGLGGWTNAIEAQLVGTKAGVDAVRHEPKTPGYALLNLRSGYGWDAVQVNLGIDNLLDKRYYHPLGGVDYANWKRSGSTGQVGALPAPGRSFNAGVTVTF, encoded by the coding sequence ATGACCTGCCACGCGATTCATCGTGGCGGATACCGGCATGGCCGCATCCGCCTGTTTGCCACGACCTTCCTGACCAGCATCGTTTTTGCCGGGGCTATTCCCGCCTGGGCCGAGGATATTCCCGAGGTGGTGATCACCGCCCCTCGCTTCAGCGTTCCCGCCGAATCCAAGCTGGACGCGGCGGGTGATACCGCCCGGCTGCTGTCGCGCACGCCCGGCTTCAACCTGATCCCCAATGGCGGCGTTTCCAGCCTGCCCGATATCCACGGACTGGGCGACGACCGCCTCAAGGTCCTGGTGGACGGCATGGAGATCACCTCGGCCTGCTCCAACCACATGAACCCTCCGCTCTCCTATATGGACTCCTCCAAGGTGGAGAAGATCGATGTGTGGAGCGGCATCACCCCGGTCAGCGCAGGCGGCGACAATATCGGTGGCGTCATCTCGGTGAAGTCGGCGCCGCCCGTCTTCGCCGGGCCGGGCGAGGGCTATAAGCTGGGCGGGTCCGCCTCGGCCTTCTTCAAGAGCGTCAATACCGGCATCGGCGGTTCCCTCAATCTGCACGGGGCCGATGATTCCTACAGCATCGGCTATGACGGATCTTGGAGCCGGGGGTTGAACTATCAGGCGGGTGGCGATGGCAAGACCATCCATTCCACCCGCTATGAGTCGCGCAACCACGAACTCACTCTCGGCGCCCGCGGCAATGCGGGCCTTCTTGTGCTGAAGGCGGGGCAGCAGGACATCCCGTTCCAGGGCTTCGCCAATCAGCGCATGGATATGACCGGCAACAAGGGCTATCACGGCAACGGCCGCTATGAAGGCGAGTTCGGCTGGGGCAAGCTCGAGGCCAAGGCCTATTGGCAGCAGGTCAAGCATTCCATGGATCAGGCCGCCAACGAAAAGGGCGGTCAGATGCCCATGCGCACCGATGCCACCGATTTCGGCTATGCCGTCAAGGGCGACATCCGGGTTTCGGACAGCAAGACCATCCGCATCGGCCAGGAATTCCACCGATTCATGTTGGACGACTGGTGGCCGCCGGTGGCGGGCAGCGGCGGCATGATGGACCCGCTCTCCTTCAAGTCCATCAACAACGGTACCCGCGACGTGATCAGCGCCTTCGCCGAGTGGGAGGAGAAGTGGTCGCCGCAATGGACCACCCTGCTGGGTCTGCGCAGCGATACGGTGGTGATGAATACCGGCTCGGTCCAGGGGTATGGAACCAGCGCCATGATGAATGGCTCGGAGATCGCCGATTCCAAGCTCTTTAACACCAGAAACCACGGCAAGATCGACGCGAATTTCGATATTACCGCCCTGGTCCGCTACGAGCCCGATGCCAGTACCACCGGCGAATTGGGCTATGCCAGGAAGTCGCGCTCGCCCAATCTCTACGAGCGCTATTCATGGTCGACCACGGGCATGGACAGCCAGATGATCAACTGGGCGGGTGATGCCAACGGCTATGTGGGCAATCTCGACTTGAAGCCCGAAGTGGCCCACACGCTTAGCACATCCTTCGGCCTCCATGACGCGGGCCGCAAGGACTGGGCCGCCAAGGCGACGCCGTACTTCACCTATATCGCCGATTACATCGGAGTGGATTTCGTCACCAACAGAACTTCCAACAGTTCGATTTTCCCGCTGCTGAAATTCGCCAACCACGACGCCATGATGTATGGCATGGACTTCTCGGGCAGCACCTTCGTGGCCCGTGATACCGGCTATGGCGACTTCAAGCTGGCGGGCACCATCGGCTGGCTGCATGGCGAGATGGTCAATACCGGCAAGGCCATGTACCACGTCATGCCCATCAACGGCAAAGCAGCCATCGAGCATGGGCTGGGCGGCTGGACCAACGCCATCGAGGCCCAGTTGGTGGGAACCAAGGCCGGAGTCGATGCCGTGCGCCACGAACCCAAGACGCCGGGTTACGCTCTGCTCAATCTGCGCAGCGGCTATGGCTGGGATGCGGTACAGGTCAATCTGGGCATCGAT